Within Dermacentor variabilis isolate Ectoservices chromosome 8, ASM5094787v1, whole genome shotgun sequence, the genomic segment ACGTGGTCCTTGCAGTCCTCGTTTTACGGCGGATGCGCACTCCTTTGTCTACCGTAATATTTTTTGAAGCACTGTACCAAGGCAATATTATAAGTATCAATGTACGTTTTCTTCATTGTATGTCAGTGCTGTACGTCTTCAGTCTGGCCTTCTAAAATATTGGTGAAAGGCTTCCAAATACCTTTCGGAAGATGTGCTCCTTGTACTCAGCTCTCTCGCAATGATGTTGTGCGAAAAACACCGAAATAAAAAACAACGTGCAGAACTAGGTTGCGTTCAGTGCCGAAAACCTTGTGAACAAAGCCAACTGCGAGAATCGGAAGCGAGCGCGTTGCTTTCCTCTCGTGTTATCACTCCTTTCCGCTGGTGCCGGCATGGCATCGACAAAGGCGCCGACGTCACGGCTTCCTCCTTGAAGGTACATTGCTAtctggaagtgccacaccatgcAAACTGCGTTTCCCACGACGTTCTGCTAACATTGACACATCACGAGAGAACTAGCATGCGGGAAGACACGGTGACGGCCTTCAAAGCCGATTACGACATAGACCGCGTCCTGTGTAGCTTTGACTCGGCGCAGGCGGTCAGTGGCCTCTCGCGGCCAGTACTGCCAGGACCGCTAAATAGTTTTCCTGTGGTTGTTTCAGAAAGCTTTTACATTTATAACATCACAAAAATAGCCACAACGTTAATAAATCAGGATGAGGTCAACTTCGTTAATACATCTGTCCCCCTAAGTGCTTGAAAGGTCGCGAAAACGAATTAGAAGGTATGACAGCAAGAATTTAGGAATACATTTGATGCAGTTTCACAGTCGACATGTTTAAGTTCCTGTAGCGCTCCGTATCTGATCTGGACGTTTGGTGGGTTCGAATGGCTGGCTATGGTCGATTAGGCTAACTCAGGGAAAGAGTACGTTTTAATACGTGTCTACATGCTAAAGAATTGTAAGGATTAGATATTCATTAAAAAAATCACAGTACATCTAGAAAAAAAATTCGCACATTTACCGACCGCATTGGTCATAATTGCTTCCGAAATCAATATGGCGGTGATGGGTACAACCTCAAAAGGTAGCGTGCAGGCGATAAAATACACCGTGACACGGGGCAACGAAATTTTATCTCCACCTGCTGCTGGTTCACACGCAGTCACAGTCCATTTCATAACCGCGTTTCGACCCATCTCAATGCGGGCACCCCAGCCAGGCATCGTACCCACGATCACGTCAGCGAGTGAATGCTGATGCCACTATCCCGCCGCGGCTGGTAAACAACTGTTTGGTTGACTTATTGCACATTTCTGGGCTGGATCGGAAAGAAATGACGGTGAAGAGCGCTGACAAGGAAAGCCTGGGCGGTGTTTGATGGTTCTTCACGTGGTATGGAATGCAATATCTCAATAACTTTCTGGAAAATAGCGATCTTGTTAAACTTCTCCTGAGGTTCAGATCAAGTGCGGTGAAAATGATCGCTGACACTGAAAAAGCATCGTTTCAGTCAGTGATGCTGGAATGAGGCCTGTAGGCTTTGATGAAGGCGACAAATCCAACACAAAATTTAAAAGGGCGGGCTGAAGTAGGGGCCGTTTTCTCGCAAACAGCGACCATCCTCTACCCAGCAAAAATTTCACTGCAAGCCGGGGCGCTAACGGTAAAACTTATTGTTGGATCGTTTGACGTTGTCTACTTAATCACTAGCCCcgaaacaaataaaaatataaaaagtgATGACCACAATTTTCGTCGAAGCGCAAGTAATTATGAAGTCGACGAGTGCGATGTTTGACAAGTGTACTACAACTTTTGAGAACTGGATCAAACACGGTAACGTCAGTAAGAGTCTACGAGTAAATAAGCGATTAGTTTCACGAAACTTCAGCTTAAAAAGCTCCTCGCCTAATGTGTTATCCAAGAAGGGACGAATTCCGTTTTTCCAATGCAAATGAACCTAATTTAGTGAAAGCTCAGTTCTGCCCACAATTTGTCTCGCTGACGCCATAATAATTTTTGACCCAGTTGAACTCGTAACACCGTGTACCGTCACCTACGGTGGCGTTTCCAGTAGCTGCGTGCTCGCAAGATTAACTGGGATGAAATTCTACCCGACACTCTGCATTAGGAATGGCGCAGTTTGGCCAACCAGTTACCGCAGCAGCAAGCAGTCGCGTTTTCCTCATTATTGGTTTCGTGGAGAAATAATACCCAGCGCACTTCAAGCACGTCTTTAGTTGCGGCAGTCCAGGTGCATAAGGAGCCGCAATTTATGGCCTaataaaaggagtgaaaaaaaaagaagaacgttttGATTGCGAATTGACTTGTGGCCTCAATTAGGACGACTACGGTGTCGTGCATTCTAGTCGGTCGCGCATGAGAACTGGTAAGGCCTGGAACGGGTAAGGATAGTGTGCAAATTCACTACACATCGTGGATAAAACTCATGGTGCTATTGTCAATGGTAAAGTGTTCCGCATCAAAATGTAAGCAGCTTGTGGGCAACAGTCGCAGATATCAGGTATATAACAAGTTCATGATGGTAGAAATGCTGCTACGGATAGGACAATCTGTCTGATTTGCACAAGTGCGGTAAGACGCTTGAGAAACTGCTCTCCAGCTCCAAGTCGTCACTGATCTGTAACGTTAACACGCCAAAGCTATGCTAAGCACCTCTGGTATTTAACCTTGAGTACGATTGGGGACAATGAAAGCAAGGAACTAGTCCTGATAAATATTTTATTCTTGCACAACTAGCGGGGGTCGATGGAGCGCCGTTTGACTTCACTCAAGTTCACTATCACGTTTAAATTGTTTTGACAAGTAAGCACTGTATTTCCGTGTATTTACACAGTCTTTGAGAAGGTATCCCAGAAGTCATCGCTGGCAATGTCGAATGATGAGATAGCTCGGCGACATCGTACTAGCTGAGGTGTAAAGCATGAGAGCAGCAGTAGCACCGTTGTAATGTCCGCACGCATTCATCTCACATCTATCTGGACAGGCGGGACTTTTTAGATGAAACGTCCAAGCTCGATGTCCTGTGGCTACTGCTGTAGATGGGCATCGACTTCCACCGCGTCGTCATCGACGAGCACAAGTAGCGGTAGTCTTTGAACGCGAAAAACAAGTACGCCCCTTGCAAACCCACCAGTGCGTTAACAATCGAGTCGATTGCCTCGTAAGGCATAAATGTTCCCAGAAATGCGATGGCCCAGGCGGCGCCCATGATGAGAGCAAGACGAGCAAAGAGCGCGGCATGGTTTCTCTGCTGCCTGGCTCGACTTCCTGCTCCTCCGCTGAGCTCCGAGTCATCGTGCGAAGGGCACACGGCAGTGGATGTGCTGCGGATGTAGAACACGgccgaaaaataaaagaacatgCACAACAACAGAAGTGTAGCCATGGGAATGAGAAAGTACGTAGTAAGGCCCCAGAACGTGCCGATCCAGCAAGTTGGGTTGCCGTAGCTGGGAGAGAAGGTCGACCACGGCGCCATCACCTGAACGGCGACGGCCCCGAGAACAACCGTCGTCGGCACGCCCCAGGCAAACATGCCGTAGGCCGCTAGGGTCTTCTCGCGCATCGATGAGAGCTTCACCGCGGTAacgcttctccagatgtcgaacgACAGCACCGTCGTCCAGAGAAACGTGCAGAGGAAGCCGTAGTGAATAAGGACAGCGCTGCTCGCGCAGACTACGCCAGGAAGACGCTGGCAGCTGGTGACCAAGAATAACAGCTGGGTGAAAAGAAGAGTCACCGAGAGGCACAGCGTGCACTTGGAAGAGAAACTTCGGGCTTCCTTGTAAACGCAGAACACGATGATCTTCATGACGAGGCAGCATATGGAGAGTGACATGGATATGACGGTGATGTAGTTGTGTAGCTTGTAGTGGCCCGTCGGCTCACGCAAGGGTGTTTCTggcgatgacgtcgtcgtctcgtTCAACTTTATTTCGATGCCCGACCTCCGCCTTGCACTGTAGAAGGTCGGCGCGTACTTGATGTAGCAGTGACCGTCGTGCTCGACGTAACAGTTTGGCGTCCTCTGAACTGGTTTGAAGAGCCCAGCCAGGTTAGGTGGGCCAGCAAGAGGAGGTACAAGGTTCGTCTTCCGACTGACAACACTGACGTTGCTTAGATGCAAAGCCGGACTGCACGTCAAGGCGGAGAGGTTAGCGCCGTTGCAGATGGCGCAGTAGACGTTCCGGTATACTAGGCCGACCGGGTCTCCGACGTCCTGTACTGGCGCGTAGTAGGTCTTGCACCTGCGCAATACCCATTCTGGCGCGGCTTGGGTACAATTGTCGTACGGCGCATCTTCGTTGCACGGCCTGAGGTGAAGGGCCGGTTCGTTTTCGACGACATCCGGAAGGACAACTCGAACACGGTCCACAGCTCCTGTGGTCGTTGCATTCCAAAAAGTTGCATTGATGATGTCGTCGTTGCAGAGAGCGCAAAAGCCATTCctgcgaaaataaagaaaaataacaataaagCATGCAAATTAGCATATGTCGTAGATATATAAATATCTGTGTAATTAGATCTGGCATATAACCGCAGCTAGCAGCAGACTTCGCGCAACGACATTGCATTAGTGAGGCCGCCCTTATTTACATTTCCTCGGTGTAATCAGGAGCGGCTCCCGTGTATGGGTTAAATGCGGGTGGATTCCACATCCAATATTATAGGACGAAATTATAACTATACCTCAACCGCAGCAGGTTAATTAGAAGTGTAGTAACTATGAATTTCCTACTCTATGATGCGACATGATTTTATAAAGACACGGTCATATTTATACGCATCGTACTGTCATGATACGTGGCCTTAATTTCCTTCTATAGGCAAAGCTGACGAGCAATACGTCAACGAAATACGTTACATGTGCGTAGAGCAGTGTATAGTCGTTAAGGCAGACTGCCAGGATGGCGTATGTTTACCCTCATAAGTTACATTCATGAAAACATGCTTTATACCAGTATCCGTAGCATAGCTACGCAAGGCTCTAGAGAACGTAGGCAACCGAGGTCATCCCAGAGAAAAACATTGGGGCCCTAGTGCTCACTTGTAAGTCACGTGCTTCACGCTTGTCGCAGGAATGAGGTAGAACGTATCGTTAAACGTTTCCGCCAGCACGCATCTCTCTCGGACATCGTCGTCGGGCCACGCGGGCGGACAGCCTGTGACCATGTAGATGAACTTCTTAAACGAAGAGCCTATTTGCACTTCCACGCACGAACTCTCGGGAATCTCGGCCTCCGACGGCTCCCGGTACGCGGCGTTCCAGCAACAGTCCCTGTAGGCCCGGCAATTTGGCGCGCAGGAGCAGGTGGCCGTGTATGTGGCGGGACTGCAGCTGAGGAGTTTCTCTGAGCAACCGTGTAAGTGTGGCGGACACTGCATGATAGTTGCGAAAACCGAGTCCGTGACGTCATCGTACGCACTCCTCGACACAGCCCACGGTAACGTGACGTTGCAGGAAGCTTCGCTGCCGTAATCCTCACTACCGTAAGCAGCAGATACGAGCGATGCCGCCGCGTGGGCGCAGGTAAACCACGCGACGCAGAGGGAGGCCGTCTTCATGATTGCTTTACGAGGCGTCGCCCTTGAGAGTTTCCTTCATCTGAAAGAGAAAAAGGGAAGGAAGTCACTTTGCATACAAAGTATTTCGCTTGCTATTGTTCTTTGTGTTATTCTTGCTTATCGTTTAGACATGGTCATGTTGTTTTACTTAAGAAAACACGACAACAAGACCTATTGCACAAGATTTGCTGCGTCATACACAAGCTAACGCGGCGCCACATAAAAATAACTAAGCCTTCCTGCACTTCCGTAGGACAACTGAAATTTACAACGCACATGCATATTACGATGTATACAAAACGCTCCCGCGCTTTCAACTTTCCTTTTTACGTAGTTTACActacgcatacgcaagaaaataTGGCTACACATGGGCGCAACACAGTGTTGTCCGTAGTTGAATGCCACTCAAGTGGATGCTTAATCCTGCGATTGTGACAGCGGGAAGTTGCGTTCATTTGCCATCCATTTCTGCAACCACCTTGCCATCGCTACCTGTCATGACAAACTCCAACATCTAACGTTTGCTTTGTTGTCATATAAGTTTCAATTTATGGTTTGGGACATGTCCATCAATCTGTTAAATTTGCTCTCAATTCTAATATATTACAGAACGCCGTCAGTGACCTTGTGTGTACCCTAAAAAGTTGATGAAAGTAACAAGAACGCTTGAGTGAGGATGTGAAGTTCACTCACGGCGCAGTGCCTTTTTAAGCAAGGCACACTAAACAGATTCTAAAAGGTCcaggaaagaaataagaaagtgcTGCCGTTACTTTCTCAAGCAGATACGTTATTGTACAGTTATACTACATTTTGCGCAACGAAAACACGATAACCTAGAATATAGTCTCGAGTGAGCCAGCAACAAGATTTTAAGGCTGCAGGAAACTTCAGAATATATTCACAAGATTTTTTTTCGCTCCGTTCCAACGGGAGCAGGGACAGACTTCCCATTAGGAACTAAACGTACACTGATGTAGGCGAGACGGCAGCTGAGTAGTAATGAATATTTACCCTTTTTCATATTTCCGATAGAGGAGAATGTATCTTGAGTCTCAACGCCAATGTGAGCTTGTGTCTGAAGAAAGATTTGGAAGCAATATGAAGAGAAATCTCTGCTCTGTAATAAGTGGCGTAATGGTACTATTGAGACTATATTTCAGCAGTGGTGAGTGTAACGGTGAATGTCATGGGTTTTTGGTATTGCAGTGTTGGACTTTCAAGTACAACACGTGCAGTGGGACTGAAGTGCCCACATGGTTATTTACTGTCCTATGGTTCGTCTTTTCAGAGTACGATAACGGGATGCTTGAAGGAGGCACGACACGGTCACCCAATATTTTGCGGTTTTCCGCGAGAAATTGTAGCCGAGGGTCTATTATGGCCCTACACGTGTAAAAACTGGGCGGTCAAAGCACATTTCTGTCCAAAATGTGAGCAAGAACTCGCCGGCTCTAAGCCCCGTCGTCTGGCGCGCACCGCCGTTTTACCAAACCATGCGTGGCGTCATGTGCGGCGCCCAACCCTGCCATAATCCGATACAAAATCAGCCACCACCCCCCGTGAGGTCGGAGCATAGCTCCAGTTTGTTGCCGTATTTGCTGCAGATATCGCGTGCCATGTCTTATACAACGCCAGCACGATGAAGCAAGCGACCAATCTTTGAGCAGCAGAAACACCGCAGCGGCTACGCATTTTGACTTGGACCTCGTCGCCACCAGCTCATGCGATGAAGCATGGTCTCGGAGCTATGCGTGCGCCAGCCATGCACAAAGCCGGCGCGCGCGTATCTTGGAGACCATTGACGAAGACAGCGAGTGAACGCGGTAAAAATAAGATGGCGACTTTCGTATTGCGCAAAATGTTGCGCATGCCTTTCCACACTTATTTCCTCCCTGCAGCACTGCTTTGCCAACCGTTCATGGAAGGCGAAGTCTAGGGCTACTTAAACAGTGCACATTGTTACGCGCGCAGATTGTTTGCTGGCAAGCATTCCATGCATGCACGTGCCTTGGATTCATGCTCAACAAAGCTATGATGCTGTTAAGCTCCCTCGCGTTCCCACCAGTTCCTTTTTTCCCTCTGTAGTTGCGCACGGTATTGCAAACCAATGCCGGCGCATAAGTGTCCGCTGCACGCGGACTTAGCGCGATGTACGCTTCGACTGAACCTTTATTTGAACTTTATTCCACCCGATATCAGTTAAATATATAAAGAGTAACGTTTGGCCGGAGCACCGCCTACCAAATGTGTCGGTATGCGAACACGGTCGGCATCGCGTCTGGCCGCAGCCTCAGCTTTTTAACGAGTGTCCCAAACTCGGCGAGCAGGCGCAAATCGTCGCTGTGGCTGTCTGGCATGAAGTGTTCCAAGGACAACAACAACCAAAAGATGCCCCAGACGAGCACCAGTCCTTTCTGCCCACATTCATCTTACAAGCCTTACGCTTGGATGACTCCTTGGGGAAAGTGAAGTGCGATAGGGATCACTCTTGGCTCCGTTCGCTCTGGCAGCTCACAACGCTACCTAGGCGCTGCGGTGGCATTGTTTCACCCGCTGCAATTTGAAAAATTCCACTAAGATGTTTACCTGGGCATGAGGAAGTCAAAGGTACCGTGAAAGTCACAGGTGCAGTAGCCACGCAGGaacaaagcaatgatgccagagtagaacagctgatcagagaggttctatcactaaagaaagcaaatgaagaacttaagaaGCAGATGCAGGCAATGAAGAAAGGGTTGAGGACAGAAAGCGGCTGTGTGGCAATAGCTAAGTCGGTATGTAGAAGTAAAAGCCAGTAAGAAGAAGACACACGGGCGCCCAAGAAGAGAGCTGTAGTTCCGGAGGTAGAATCGATGTGCTCGGCTGGAGGAGATTAGGACTGCGATTAGGTACCTAAAGGACACGGTAAACAGCGTTAACCTTAAGATGGATAAAACATGGAAGTAGGGCTCTCTGCATTATGCTCtctgcaagcgcagagagcataatggagcgattgcAACTAAATACTTGTCTCTCAGGAAAGAGGATCAGGATGTGAGTTCTCCCGATTACTTAGGAGTAGAGTGCAAATAaatggatcaggaattcaccgaaagtgacGTGCGCACGGCATTGTATGATgtgaatagtaggtcagcagttggcccggatggcatctctaacagattgcttaagaatttggataacgaatcaataaaatatctgaccacatacataaatgaactatggaaagatggggtatatccagaagaatgcAGGACGGCCAGTACTagctttcaattcaattcaattcaatttttatttttccagaaatAATGGGTCCTGGAAAGGGTCAACAGCTAAAAGCTGTCtcgacagcttgactaggcccatGACCCCCTCTTCAGGAATTCACCCTgtatcttaataccaaagcctggcaagcaactcaacttggataatctcaggccaatttcgttaacataatgtctagggaagacaatggagcatgttatATTGAACAGGTTgacgaaatatgtggaggacaatgactTCCTACCGTATAAtgtgattggtttcagatcaggcttgtccacacaagatgccatgttggtAATCAATCATGAACagctattagctaaaccaaaaaacactcgagctctcttggggttggatgtcgaaaaagcatttgacacaattaagcataaagcaatacttgaagcgatttccgaactgggattaGGCAGAAAACTCTATGAagctgtcaaaagctttcttggcaatcgttcagctcaccttagattagggaatattaaatcaaagaagatggatctcggtgacagagggacgccacaagggtcggtcttgtcacctatcCTTTTTAACCTAGTCATGTGAAAAGTGGCAAAGGGcttaaaagggatagagggcattcactttaccatttatgcagacaaTGTGACTgtatggaccgctgaaggaagtatgggacaggcggaaagcagacttcagaagagcatttatgaggtacaGTCTATTTTAGAAGACCTGGGACTGAAATGCTCTGCTCATAAGTcagaactccttgtactcaataACAGGAGAAGGGGCAGAAAAGTGAGGGGAtatgttcccgaggaagaacccaggttagttCTAACCACGAAGACAGGCGAATCTACTcagcaagtagaatccattacAGTCCTAGGATTATccctggaggcaaacggggcaaaccGAACAATacaacacatcacaagcaagactgaggaggtaataagactgctaaggagaatgACTAACAtacacagagggctgggagaggagagcgctatgagactggtccacgctttcgccttgtgtcacttctcatatgtagctgggatgctcatttggacacagacagagctaAACAAGTTGAACTGATTAATTAAAATGCTAGTCAAAACAGCAGTGGGGCTGCCGATTAACACGCCGGATAATAAATAATGAAACTTGCGCTCCACAACACAGTacccgagataattgaagctcagcaagtTGCCCACAGAGACAAGGTCTCTACAACAAGGTCaagtagagcaatactagaagaggtaaggtgatgcccaaccgaatccaaaatttcaggtgaaggcacagtagaactaaaagatagcatagagagataatcaagacgactcctttccccagaaatatgcacccggtgcacaacctggaaaggcGAAAGGGAAGGGTCGAAGCTCTTCTGCGAGAGAAGAACACGACAGTGAACATGCGGCCTTTGTAGATGCTgcatgggtcagaggaaagaaacaCTTTACGGCAGTattagtagatgcagatggtctcactcgggatgctattacaatcatgactaaagacacgacagtcgcggaacaagtagcggtAACATTGgttttaaggaataataagtggacgaggATTTACAGTGACTCCAAGATGGCTATTAGatactttaccaatggctttgtaaccaaaagggctgcccagctgatcggtgagttggacagacaacggattgaaatccgctggtcTCCTGTGCACATGGGGTCTGTTCATTCATCTTGGAAgcatttaaacgagatggctaacgcagctgcacgaggacttactatccgtgcactacgcaaCCAGGGCCCTAATAATATACAGAATGAGAACAGGGGccaattacttacatataataaaatcacgaggcattactacACGAAcggaagggaattcccagtgaaGCTCAATAGAGCCAAAgtggtgactctgagattgttgcagacAAGAACCTATCCAAGTCCACACTTTATTAACAAGCTATATCTAGCAAGAGAGGTACCAaccaattgcgagaagtgtaatggcatcattactctggatcgcGTGATTTGGCAGTGTCATgtgtctttcacagactgtgacaaggagagaaactggtggcggcgagtcctacacagcGGAGTTCTTTTCGaccaagtacaggccgtccaga encodes:
- the LOC142590389 gene encoding uncharacterized protein LOC142590389, whose amino-acid sequence is MKTASLCVAWFTCAHAAASLVSAAYGSEDYGSEASCNVTLPWAVSRSAYDDVTDSVFATIMQCPPHLHGCSEKLLSCSPATYTATCSCAPNCRAYRDCCWNAAYREPSEAEIPESSCVEVQIGSSFKKFIYMVTGCPPAWPDDDVRERCVLAETFNDTFYLIPATSVKHVTYKNGFCALCNDDIINATFWNATTTGAVDRVRVVLPDVVENEPALHLRPCNEDAPYDNCTQAAPEWVLRRCKTYYAPVQDVGDPVGLVYRNVYCAICNGANLSALTCSPALHLSNVSVVSRKTNLVPPLAGPPNLAGLFKPVQRTPNCYVEHDGHCYIKYAPTFYSARRRSGIEIKLNETTTSSPETPLREPTGHYKLHNYITVISMSLSICCLVMKIIVFCVYKEARSFSSKCTLCLSVTLLFTQLLFLVTSCQRLPGVVCASSAVLIHYGFLCTFLWTTVLSFDIWRSVTAVKLSSMREKTLAAYGMFAWGVPTTVVLGAVAVQVMAPWSTFSPSYGNPTCWIGTFWGLTTYFLIPMATLLLLCMFFYFSAVFYIRSTSTAVCPSHDDSELSGGAGSRARQQRNHAALFARLALIMGAAWAIAFLGTFMPYEAIDSIVNALVGLQGAYLFFAFKDYRYLCSSMTTRWKSMPIYSSSHRTSSLDVSSKKSRLSR